GAAGGAAAGCAGATTCATGGGTACGTTTTAAGATCTGGACTAGTGTCAAATACGTCGATTTGCAATACTATAATTAGCATGTACTCTAGAAACAATAGACTCAAACTAGCTAAAGCAGTTTTTGATTCAATGGAGGATCCTAACTTATCATCTTGGAACTCAATAATTTCGAGTTATGCGATTGGTGGCTGCTTGAATGATGCATGGGACACTTTAAAAGAAATGGAGCATTCCAGCATTAAACCAGACATTGTAACATGGAATTCTCTTTTGTCTGGCCATCTTCTTCAGGGGTCATATGAAATGGTTCTCTCCAGTTTACGGAGCCTGCGAAGTGCAGGCTACAAGCCAGATTCATGTTCTATAACTAGTGCCCTACAAGCAGTTATTGAATTGGGTTGCTTTAAATTAGGTAAAGAAATCCATGGTTACACAATTAGAAGTATGCTTAACAGTGATGTCTATGTCAGTACCTCATTGGTGGATATGTATGTTAAGAATGATTGTTTAGGTAAAGCTCATGCAGTGTTCCTTCATGCAAAGAACAAAAACATTTTTGCCTGGAACTCATTGATATCTGGTTACTCCTACAAGGGCCTGTTCAGTGATGCTGAAAAACTATTGAACCAGATGGAGGAGGAAGGGATGAAACCTGATCTGGTGACATGGAATGGTTTGGTTTCAGGTTATTCATTGTGGGGCTGTAATGAGGAAGCTTTTGCTGTGATCAATCGAATCAAGAGTTCAGGACTTCGTCCTAATGTCGTGTCGTGGACCGCTATGATCTCAGGATGTTCTCAAAATGAGAAGTATATGGATGCCCTACAGCTTTTCAGCCAAATGCAAGCAGAAAATGTAAAACCTAACTCTACTACCGTTTGCAGCTTGCTTCGCGCTTGTGCAGGCCCATCTTTGTTAGAGAAAGGCGAAGAGGTACACTGCTTCTGTATAAGACTTGGGTATGTGGATGATGTATATATAGCCACAGCCCTAATTGACATGTATAGTAAGGGAGGAAAACTAAAAGTAGCCTATGAGGTTTTCAGGAAAATTAAAGAGAAAACACTACCATGTTGGAATTGCATGATGATGGGGTATGCCATTTATGGCCATGGCAAAGAGGTAATTACTCTTTTTGACAAGATGTGTAAAACAGGTATTAGACCTGATGCTATAACCTTCACCGCTCTTCTATCTGGCTGCAAGAATTCATGTTTGGTTGATGAAGGGTGGAAGTACTTTGACAGCATGCAGACAGATTACAACATTGTTCCGAGAATCGAGCACTACACTTGCATGGTAGACCTTCTTGGGAAAGCTGGTTTTCTTGATGAAGCTTTGGATTTCATCCACACCATGCCATTTAAGCCAGATGCCAGTATTTGGGGTGCTCTTCTTGCATCCTGTAGAATTCACAAAAACATTCAGCTAGCAGAGATTGCAGCTAGGAATCTTTTCAAATTGGAACCTTATAATTCTGCTAACTACGTGCTGATGATGAATATATATTCCGACTTAAATAGATGGGACGATGTGGAGCGTCTTAA
This portion of the Lotus japonicus ecotype B-129 chromosome 3, LjGifu_v1.2 genome encodes:
- the LOC130746244 gene encoding pentatricopeptide repeat-containing protein At4g01030, mitochondrial, with the protein product MKFCIFSQNQSFMDKLAPFHNLNPYTAHMLPKCHSPTSVSLGLSDTQFFSSAQFSTPRFSPSFQSLDELGGIRTLNSVRELHAKMLKIPNKRSMTTMDGSLIRYYLEFGDFMSAIKVFFVGFAKNYHLCNSFLDEFGSSGGDPHQILEVFKELHSKGVEFDSRALTVVLKICMSLMDLWAGLEIHACLVKRGFHVDVHLSCALINFYEKCWGIDKANQVFDETSHQEDFLWNTVIIANLRSERYGKALELFRSMQSASAKATGGTIVKLLQACGKLRALNEGKQIHGYVLRSGLVSNTSICNTIISMYSRNNRLKLAKAVFDSMEDPNLSSWNSIISSYAIGGCLNDAWDTLKEMEHSSIKPDIVTWNSLLSGHLLQGSYEMVLSSLRSLRSAGYKPDSCSITSALQAVIELGCFKLGKEIHGYTIRSMLNSDVYVSTSLVDMYVKNDCLGKAHAVFLHAKNKNIFAWNSLISGYSYKGLFSDAEKLLNQMEEEGMKPDLVTWNGLVSGYSLWGCNEEAFAVINRIKSSGLRPNVVSWTAMISGCSQNEKYMDALQLFSQMQAENVKPNSTTVCSLLRACAGPSLLEKGEEVHCFCIRLGYVDDVYIATALIDMYSKGGKLKVAYEVFRKIKEKTLPCWNCMMMGYAIYGHGKEVITLFDKMCKTGIRPDAITFTALLSGCKNSCLVDEGWKYFDSMQTDYNIVPRIEHYTCMVDLLGKAGFLDEALDFIHTMPFKPDASIWGALLASCRIHKNIQLAEIAARNLFKLEPYNSANYVLMMNIYSDLNRWDDVERLKDSMAVQEIKCPNVWSWTQINQTIHVFSTDRTSHPEEGKIYFELYQLISEMRKLGYVPDVNCVYQNIDDNEKEKVLLSHTEKLAMTYGLMKTKGESPIRVVKNTRICHDCHTVAKYVSLARNREIFLRDGGRFHHFRNGKCSCNDRW